Proteins from a single region of Pseudomonas fulva:
- a CDS encoding TatD family hydrolase: MQLIDIGVNLTHASFDDQHTAVLERAFAAGVCQLVLTGTSLGESDHALSLCRKLDEHAERLFSTAGVHPHDAKHWSSDDSKRLRALLAEPQVRAVGECGLDFNRDFSPRPQQEKALEEQLSLAADLQMPVFLHERDAHPRFVQLLRDYRDRLPAAVVHCFTGEQRALFDYLDLDLHIGITGWICDERRGAHLHPLVKEIPAGRLMLESDAPYLLPRSLRPKPKGGRNEPAFLPEVLREVALHRQESLDEVARHTTACARAFFALPTLAEPVDDREHDWEPSSQADRRR, encoded by the coding sequence ATGCAACTCATCGACATCGGCGTCAATCTGACCCACGCAAGCTTCGACGACCAGCACACGGCCGTGCTCGAACGCGCCTTTGCAGCCGGCGTCTGTCAACTGGTATTGACCGGCACCAGCCTGGGTGAAAGTGACCATGCGCTGAGCCTGTGCCGGAAACTCGATGAGCACGCCGAGCGGCTGTTCAGCACCGCCGGCGTGCACCCCCATGACGCCAAGCACTGGAGCAGTGACGACAGCAAGCGCCTGCGTGCCCTGCTCGCCGAGCCGCAAGTCAGGGCGGTGGGCGAATGCGGGCTGGACTTCAACCGTGATTTTTCGCCACGCCCGCAGCAGGAAAAGGCCCTGGAGGAACAACTGAGCCTGGCCGCCGACTTGCAGATGCCGGTGTTCCTGCATGAGCGCGACGCGCACCCGCGCTTCGTGCAGCTCCTGCGCGACTATCGCGATCGCCTGCCAGCCGCCGTGGTGCACTGCTTCACCGGTGAACAGCGGGCGCTGTTCGACTACCTGGATCTGGACCTGCACATCGGCATCACCGGCTGGATTTGCGATGAGCGCCGCGGGGCGCATCTGCATCCTCTGGTAAAGGAGATTCCGGCCGGCCGTCTGATGCTGGAAAGCGACGCCCCCTACCTCCTGCCGCGTAGCCTGCGCCCGAAACCCAAGGGCGGTCGCAACGAGCCGGCGTTCCTCCCCGAAGTGCTGCGCGAAGTGGCCCTGCACCGCCAGGAATCACTCGATGAAGTGGCCAGGCACACGACGGCCTGCGCCCGGGCGTTCTTCGCCCTGCCGACCCTCGCCGAACCGGTCGATGATCGGGAACATGACTGGGAGCCCTCAAGCCAGGCGGATCGTCGCCGTTAA